From one Gemella morbillorum genomic stretch:
- a CDS encoding ABC transporter ATP-binding protein: MRKIIVSDLVKEYGASDNKVMANDRLSFEIEEGEFVVILGPSGAGKSTLLNILGGMDSATSGSVNVFGKEIVGLDEKDLTEYRRQDIGFVFQFYNLIPNLSVLENVELANQIVKKSKDALEILKLVGLENRVNNFPSQISGGEQQRVAIARAIAKNPKILLCDEPTGALDYKTGKNILKILKEYCKNEKKTVIVITHNSSIAQTADKVIEIYDAKVKSVFVNQIPKNIDEIEW; this comes from the coding sequence ATGAGAAAGATAATAGTTAGTGATTTAGTAAAGGAATATGGAGCATCTGATAATAAAGTCATGGCTAATGACAGACTCAGTTTTGAAATAGAAGAAGGTGAGTTTGTCGTTATCCTTGGTCCTAGCGGAGCAGGGAAGAGTACCTTATTAAACATACTAGGTGGAATGGACAGTGCTACTTCTGGAAGTGTGAATGTCTTTGGTAAAGAAATAGTTGGACTTGATGAAAAAGATTTGACTGAATACCGTCGACAAGATATTGGCTTTGTGTTTCAATTTTATAATTTAATACCTAATCTTAGTGTTTTAGAAAATGTAGAATTAGCTAATCAAATAGTAAAAAAATCTAAAGATGCATTAGAGATTTTAAAATTAGTTGGTTTAGAAAACAGGGTTAATAATTTTCCAAGCCAAATTTCTGGAGGAGAGCAACAACGTGTAGCGATAGCGCGTGCGATTGCTAAAAATCCTAAAATATTACTTTGTGATGAGCCTACTGGAGCTTTGGATTATAAAACAGGGAAGAATATTTTAAAAATTTTAAAAGAATATTGCAAAAACGAGAAAAAAACCGTTATAGTAATTACTCATAATAGTTCAATAGCGCAAACAGCGGATAAAGTAATAGAAATTTATGATGCAAAAGTAAAGAGTGTTTTTGTTAATCAAATACCGAAAAATATAGATGAAATTGAGTGGTAG
- a CDS encoding Spx/MgsR family RNA polymerase-binding regulatory protein yields MLYIYEYPTCSTCKKAKKLLTTHNIEATYFNVKEATPTVDTFKKIIETFDLPLKKLFNTSGLVYKELDLKNKLDTLSLDEALELLHNNGMLIKRPLAFDFENDILLLGFKEETWETALL; encoded by the coding sequence GTGCTTTATATTTATGAATACCCTACATGCTCAACATGTAAAAAAGCTAAAAAATTATTAACTACTCACAACATAGAAGCTACATACTTTAATGTAAAAGAAGCTACACCAACAGTTGATACTTTTAAAAAGATAATTGAGACTTTTGATTTACCACTAAAAAAACTATTTAATACAAGTGGATTGGTATATAAAGAACTGGATCTTAAAAATAAACTGGATACTTTATCACTTGATGAAGCATTAGAATTATTACATAATAATGGTATGTTAATAAAACGCCCGCTTGCTTTTGACTTTGAAAATGATATCTTATTATTAGGTTTCAAAGAAGAAACTTGGGAAACTGCACTTTTATAA
- the rplS gene encoding 50S ribosomal protein L19 has translation MSKIIEAITKSQLRTDIPEFKAGDTVRVHVRIVEGGRERIQQFEGVVIKRRGGGISATYTVRKISNGVGVERTFPVHTPKVERIEVVRKGKVRRAKLYYLRNLRGKAARIKEIR, from the coding sequence ATGAGCAAAATCATTGAAGCGATCACTAAATCGCAATTAAGAACAGACATTCCTGAATTTAAAGCTGGGGATACAGTAAGAGTACACGTTCGTATCGTTGAAGGTGGACGTGAGCGTATCCAACAATTCGAAGGAGTAGTTATCAAACGTCGTGGTGGAGGAATCTCTGCTACTTATACTGTACGTAAAATTTCAAACGGTGTTGGGGTTGAAAGAACATTCCCTGTTCACACTCCAAAAGTTGAAAGAATTGAAGTTGTACGTAAAGGTAAAGTTAGACGTGCTAAATTATACTACCTACGTAACTTACGTGGTAAAGCTGCTCGTATCAAAGAAATTCGATAA
- a CDS encoding N-acetylmannosamine-6-phosphate 2-epimerase has protein sequence MDKKELYEYLRGELIVSCQALPGEPLYREEGGVMCLMAQAAKNAGVKAIRAQGIVDIKQIKEQTNLPVIGIIKKSYPGYATYITATMDEVDKLVEAGSDIIALDCTNRERGDGKTPSEFVKEIKEKYPNIVLMADISNLEEAIEAEKAGVDFVGTTMNGYTPYTTVSKKFDPSLVKEIVKNVKIPVIAEGKIHEPKEAKAALEAGAHCMVVGGAITRPQEITSRFLAELK, from the coding sequence ATGGATAAAAAAGAATTATATGAATATCTGCGTGGAGAGCTTATAGTTTCTTGTCAAGCATTACCAGGAGAGCCTCTTTATCGTGAAGAAGGTGGAGTAATGTGCCTTATGGCCCAGGCAGCAAAAAATGCTGGGGTAAAAGCTATTCGAGCTCAAGGCATTGTAGATATAAAACAAATAAAAGAACAAACGAATTTACCAGTTATTGGAATAATTAAAAAATCTTATCCAGGGTATGCAACATATATAACAGCTACTATGGATGAAGTAGATAAACTTGTAGAAGCAGGTTCTGATATCATAGCGCTTGATTGTACAAATAGAGAGCGTGGAGATGGAAAAACACCAAGCGAGTTTGTTAAAGAGATAAAAGAAAAATATCCAAACATAGTTCTTATGGCGGATATCTCAAATCTAGAAGAAGCTATTGAAGCAGAAAAAGCAGGGGTAGATTTTGTTGGGACTACAATGAATGGCTACACACCATATACTACAGTATCAAAAAAATTTGATCCTAGTTTAGTAAAAGAAATAGTGAAAAATGTAAAAATACCAGTTATAGCTGAAGGAAAAATTCATGAACCAAAAGAAGCAAAAGCTGCGTTAGAAGCTGGTGCTCATTGCATGGTAGTAGGTGGAGCTATAACAAGGCCCCAAGAAATCACCTCAAGATTTTTAGCGGAGCTTAAATAA
- a CDS encoding carbohydrate ABC transporter permease, translated as MKNISIFKIVSMIILLGLTIFFIFPFYWIATGSFKLQDVAITIPPEWWPTSPTLENYGKLFTPNTLRWFFNSVFISVMTTLLVCITSALAGYALAKKQFPGVKVIFMVFVAAMALPKQVILIPLLNLITEFGLMNTYYALILPAVGWPFGVFLMRQFSQAIPRELLESARIDGCGEVRTFTNIALPIIKPGIGALAIFTFIASWNDYFSQLIFSNTPDMSTLPLGLAALAQGQEFSNDYGLLMAGASLASLPMIIVFICFQNYFTQGVTLGAVKG; from the coding sequence ATGAAAAATATTAGTATTTTTAAAATCGTATCTATGATTATATTATTAGGTTTAACGATATTCTTTATCTTCCCGTTTTATTGGATAGCTACAGGATCGTTTAAACTACAAGATGTGGCGATTACTATTCCGCCAGAATGGTGGCCAACATCTCCAACATTAGAAAACTATGGAAAATTATTCACACCAAATACACTAAGATGGTTCTTTAACTCAGTATTTATCTCAGTTATGACAACACTTTTAGTGTGTATAACATCTGCATTAGCAGGGTATGCGTTAGCTAAAAAACAATTCCCAGGGGTGAAAGTAATATTTATGGTATTTGTTGCAGCTATGGCATTACCAAAACAAGTTATTTTAATTCCTTTATTAAACTTAATTACTGAATTTGGTTTAATGAATACTTACTATGCATTAATATTACCAGCAGTAGGATGGCCTTTTGGGGTATTCTTAATGAGACAGTTCTCTCAAGCTATTCCTCGTGAATTACTTGAATCTGCAAGAATTGATGGTTGTGGTGAAGTTAGAACATTTACAAATATTGCATTACCTATTATTAAACCAGGTATAGGGGCATTAGCGATTTTCACATTTATCGCTAGCTGGAACGATTACTTCTCTCAACTTATTTTCTCTAATACACCTGATATGTCAACATTACCACTAGGTCTTGCAGCTTTAGCTCAAGGTCAAGAGTTCTCAAATGACTATGGTTTATTAATGGCAGGGGCATCACTTGCATCTCTACCAATGATAATTGTGTTTATTTGTTTCCAAAATTACTTTACTCAAGGGGTTACTTTGGGAGCCGTGAAAGGATAA
- a CDS encoding carbohydrate ABC transporter permease — translation MKAIKKKRKIDFSAYLFILPVSLFFITFVLVPMLRGLQLSLYSFAKKNPVFVGLKHYSDLLFSGNGATIHEPFMKSLINTVIVTVVAVPIVVVVSIFVAVTIYNKSAVVRSFFRGVFYIPAISSVVSVTVVWAWIYHPEYGILNYVFKSMHLISENVDWLGNPKTALYAIITILITTSLGQPIILYVAALGNVPKELLEASEIDGATKWQVFTKITWPLIKPTTLYIVVVTTINSFQIFALIQLLTAGGPNYGTSTIMYLVYEAAIKNGNHGVASAMGIILAVIIGIISILQFKFLSSEDD, via the coding sequence ATGAAAGCTATAAAGAAAAAAAGAAAAATAGACTTCAGCGCATATTTGTTTATACTGCCAGTTAGTTTGTTTTTTATAACATTTGTTTTAGTTCCAATGTTGCGTGGATTACAATTGTCATTATATAGTTTTGCCAAAAAGAACCCAGTGTTCGTTGGCTTAAAACACTATTCAGATTTGCTTTTCAGTGGTAATGGAGCAACAATTCATGAACCATTTATGAAATCTCTTATTAATACGGTTATTGTAACAGTAGTGGCAGTACCAATAGTAGTTGTTGTATCGATTTTTGTTGCAGTAACTATTTATAATAAGAGTGCGGTTGTAAGATCGTTCTTCCGTGGAGTATTCTATATTCCTGCTATTTCATCAGTAGTATCAGTAACAGTTGTATGGGCATGGATTTATCACCCAGAATATGGTATTTTAAACTATGTGTTTAAATCTATGCATTTGATTAGTGAAAATGTTGACTGGTTAGGTAACCCTAAAACTGCATTATATGCGATTATAACGATACTTATTACAACATCATTAGGTCAACCAATAATTCTATATGTTGCAGCGCTTGGTAACGTTCCAAAAGAACTATTAGAAGCATCAGAAATTGATGGTGCAACTAAGTGGCAAGTATTTACAAAAATAACTTGGCCTTTAATTAAGCCTACAACATTATATATTGTTGTTGTGACAACAATTAACTCATTCCAGATCTTTGCGTTAATCCAGCTTTTAACAGCAGGAGGACCAAACTATGGAACAAGTACAATCATGTATTTAGTATATGAAGCAGCTATTAAGAATGGTAACCATGGTGTTGCAAGTGCGATGGGTATTATACTTGCAGTTATTATAGGTATAATCTCTATCCTACAATTCAAATTCTTATCTAGCGAAGATGATTAG
- a CDS encoding ABC transporter substrate-binding protein, whose product MRKINKLLVAATTTALILTGCVGGKKEEQKADPNKKVEITYWDFPQFTKDKEFTKTEDFDAALIKAFEAKHPNIKVNYQKIEFTDGPAKIETAIQSKTAPDVIYDAPGRVIAWAAKDLLLPLDDVDKSKLNEAAVKASSYKDKLYMYPQGVAPFLMGVNKDLTDKLGVTNLLPLDKPGRNWTVEEYEKFLKAVKAKDPNVTPALFYTKSQAGDQGPRAFVSNLFNSWMTDKEISKYTINDENGVKGLEWVKKAYDEGLLGQGVALEAKDALEAFKSGRAATTILFSPGTAASHASGFNYKFLPFPNNSGKAQYEYLVAGPAIFDNGDADKAAAAKKFVDFMVNDKDWGKRTLLASGNFSAKKDEKGLYDSEELKFAEGLTDQFGPYYNTIPGFAKMRPLWFNMVQGVLNGKTTPKEGLDKFVADANKTIKEAL is encoded by the coding sequence ATGAGAAAGATAAACAAACTGTTAGTTGCAGCGACTACGACTGCATTAATTCTTACAGGGTGTGTAGGAGGAAAAAAAGAGGAACAAAAAGCAGATCCTAATAAAAAAGTAGAAATTACTTACTGGGATTTCCCTCAATTTACAAAAGATAAAGAATTTACTAAAACAGAGGATTTTGATGCAGCATTAATCAAAGCATTCGAAGCTAAACATCCTAATATTAAAGTAAATTATCAAAAAATTGAATTTACAGATGGACCTGCTAAGATTGAAACAGCAATTCAATCTAAAACTGCTCCAGACGTAATTTACGATGCTCCAGGACGTGTTATCGCTTGGGCAGCAAAAGATTTATTATTACCTCTAGATGATGTAGATAAATCAAAATTAAACGAAGCAGCAGTTAAAGCTTCAAGTTACAAAGATAAACTTTACATGTACCCACAAGGGGTAGCACCATTCTTAATGGGTGTTAACAAAGATTTAACTGACAAACTTGGAGTAACAAACTTACTACCTTTAGACAAACCAGGTAGAAACTGGACAGTAGAAGAATATGAAAAATTCTTAAAAGCTGTTAAAGCAAAAGATCCAAACGTTACACCAGCTTTATTCTATACTAAATCACAAGCAGGAGACCAAGGACCAAGAGCATTTGTTTCTAACCTTTTCAACTCATGGATGACGGACAAAGAGATTTCTAAATACACTATTAACGATGAAAATGGTGTTAAAGGATTAGAGTGGGTTAAAAAAGCTTACGATGAAGGTCTATTAGGACAAGGTGTTGCATTAGAAGCTAAAGATGCATTAGAAGCGTTTAAATCAGGAAGAGCAGCAACTACAATCTTATTCTCTCCAGGTACAGCAGCATCACACGCTAGTGGATTCAACTACAAATTCTTACCTTTCCCTAACAATAGTGGAAAAGCTCAATATGAATATTTAGTAGCTGGACCAGCTATCTTTGATAACGGAGATGCAGATAAAGCAGCAGCAGCTAAGAAATTCGTTGACTTCATGGTTAATGATAAAGATTGGGGTAAACGTACTCTATTAGCTTCTGGTAACTTTTCAGCTAAGAAGGACGAAAAAGGATTATACGATTCAGAAGAACTTAAATTTGCAGAAGGTTTAACAGATCAATTTGGACCTTACTACAACACAATACCTGGATTTGCTAAAATGAGACCTCTATGGTTCAACATGGTTCAAGGTGTGTTAAATGGAAAAACTACACCTAAAGAAGGTTTAGATAAATTTGTAGCAGATGCAAATAAAACTATAAAAGAAGCATTATAA
- a CDS encoding ABC transporter ATP-binding protein, translated as MASLSLKKIYKKYDNGFCAVTDFNLEVADKEFVVFVGPSGCGKSTTLRMIAGLEDITEGEFYIGDKLVNDVEPKDRDIAMVFQSYALYPHMTVFDNMAFALKLRKVPKEEIKAKVEEAAKILGLEELLDRKPKALSGGQRQRVALGRAIVRSPKVFLMDEPLSNLDAKLRSNMRAEIIKIHNTLGATTIYVTHDQTEAMTMADRIVVMKQGIVQQVGSPKDIYDHPENLFVAGFIGAPTMNFLRGKIVEHNFQTKDGGTIEIPEGHYARLKELGYEGKEVVLGIRPENISNDPLVLETYSHAKITSKVIVAELLGSEYIVHTDLNGENVKAIVHSRQNIKMGDEITFALDMNRAHYFDAETELSILE; from the coding sequence AAAAATATGATAATGGATTTTGCGCCGTAACAGACTTTAATTTAGAAGTAGCAGACAAGGAATTTGTTGTATTTGTTGGTCCATCTGGATGTGGTAAGTCTACAACTCTTAGAATGATTGCAGGACTTGAAGATATTACTGAAGGAGAGTTTTATATTGGAGATAAATTAGTTAATGATGTAGAACCAAAAGATAGAGATATCGCGATGGTATTCCAAAGTTATGCTTTATATCCACATATGACTGTTTTCGATAATATGGCTTTTGCGTTAAAACTTAGAAAAGTTCCTAAAGAAGAAATAAAAGCAAAAGTAGAAGAAGCTGCTAAGATTTTAGGATTAGAGGAATTATTAGATAGAAAACCTAAAGCCTTATCAGGTGGACAAAGACAAAGGGTTGCACTTGGACGCGCAATAGTTAGAAGTCCAAAAGTATTCTTAATGGACGAACCTTTATCAAACTTAGATGCTAAGCTTAGAAGTAACATGAGAGCTGAAATCATCAAAATTCACAATACTTTAGGAGCAACAACAATTTATGTAACGCACGACCAAACAGAGGCGATGACAATGGCGGACAGAATTGTAGTAATGAAACAAGGTATTGTTCAACAAGTAGGAAGTCCAAAAGATATTTATGATCACCCAGAAAACCTTTTTGTTGCAGGATTTATCGGTGCGCCAACAATGAACTTTTTAAGAGGAAAAATTGTTGAGCACAATTTCCAAACGAAAGATGGAGGAACTATAGAAATTCCTGAAGGACATTATGCTAGATTAAAAGAATTAGGATATGAAGGTAAAGAAGTTGTTTTAGGTATTAGACCGGAAAACATCTCTAACGATCCGCTAGTTCTTGAAACATATTCACATGCGAAAATAACTTCAAAAGTTATAGTAGCTGAATTATTAGGGTCTGAGTACATTGTCCACACTGATCTTAATGGTGAAAATGTAAAAGCAATTGTGCATTCAAGACAAAATATCAAAATGGGTGATGAAATTACATTCGCTCTTGATATGAACAGAGCGCACTACTTTGATGCAGAAACTGAATTAAGTATTTTAGAATAA